The DNA segment CTAGGCCACCTCACGGTGGCCGGTGCCTGGGACTCCACAtccattcacatcaatgtgccggaaatgacggcggtgcagcgggttctgctccatttccaagccaggctgcaggacagccatgtgctcgtcaggtcagacaacaccacggtggtggcgtATCTGAACAGACGGGGGGACGCGGTCTCCCCACCTACATCGCAAAGCGGCAGAGATCCTgctgtgggcggaccggcacctgtcctctctgagaGCCTGACACATGCCCGGGGCTCTCAACGTCGGCGCAGACAGGATGTCCCAGGGAGGCCCACTCCGCGatgagtggggcctgtccctgTGGATGGCAGCCGGACTCTGGTCCAGGTTCGGCcacccagtggcagaccttttcgccagtgcagagaacgcacagtgcccactctggttctcgcttaGGTCATCAGATGGACCCCCTCTcagggtagacgccttcgcgcACAGGGTCTGGCCTACGGGCCTCCTGTATGCATTTCCTCCGACCCACCTCTTAGCCCCGTTGTTCCGCAGGGTGAAGGTGCAGAGCCTCCACGTCATTGTGGTGGCCCCGGACACCCCGAGCGCCCGTggttcctggacctggaccagttGGCAGTCGAAGACCCGTGGCCGATTTCTGACGGGCCCAACACTTtactgcaggcagggggcgccctccAGTCCTGCCCTGTCCTGGGCAGGAGACTCTTCGCGTGGAAGCTGAAAGGGTGAGACTAGTGGGACTAGATCTCCCACTGGCAgtggtttccaccatccagagcgCCAGGGCcacctctactgtcaaggcctacaatTCTCGGTGGCAtctcttcacgtcgtggtgctcggagagaggtttggacccggtctcctgcgctATTGGTGGAGTATTGGAGTTTCtgcaggccctgctggacagcggttgCACTGCATCCACTCTCACAGTGTTTACATCGGCCATTGCGGCGGGCCACGACGGCAGGCCACGGCGGcttcggccgcttttctgcgCGCAGTCGCAGGggacgccctcctctgcaatttcaccgccaagccgctagcagtcacaacaacaacgcggcttccgtagctccggctttacctagacatagatctatagacatagatttctagacgtgcATATCTAGACATGCGtgcacttaccgaacatatatctgcatatatgacatatctggcaacaCCGGGCTgccgtggaggagaggctgagcggaccatgatgaaatattggtgaaactaatgagcttttggacgattaaagccgttttaggagcggctatacacatagccctgTCTGCTagcagtgctaacactgctaacagtatagggatgtgcgccgctcaattttggaactaaatttctcccgaagcactgttcggatcagaaaagcattcggggtgagttcTACACACATTCCttgacgttcacgtcaccacgcatCGCCTCGATGCGAAGTCATGATTTTCGGGAGatgcacgtcaagccccggaGTAGGCGCTGCGTAGGGTGCTACGTACACGGCGTAGGAACGGTGTCACTGCAACAGCGTCGCTGcaacggggaagcatactgaggctttTACCGCCCGCCGTTATGACCTGTGTctcggccggcgtgtgtgtgctgttgttaCGGTGCTTGGACACGTCTGCGGACGGTACCACAGCGCGAGGCTGCCTGCCGCTGTTGTCTTGGAGGTTGATGTGGCTGTACTGGGCGTACAgtctgttttctccttttttctgcaccaatcctgtcagcatgctagctgggagtacattcatccctacggcctccgccttggtgagtaccaatagcgaagcccgtaggtgggctaagcactacacgaagtagaattagtagttactaaacgtaactccagttctacgagtgtgtgcatgcCCAGTGACCACCTACCTGCAGGCCCAGCTGCCCTGCTTCATTTTCTACTggctgttcagaagaaggaagttgAGCCTGCGTGCGCTGATTATATCCTcttggtgaggggcgtggcagtgtgccagcgcacATAGGTGATTGGCGTTTTGGacttgtctcagtgattggctggcgccagagGGGAGTACCAAtggcgaagcccgtaggtgggcacgcacacactcgtagaactggagttacatttagtaactactaattctacaaacaataaaaaactcACAGCAGAAGCTGGAAAAAGCATTTGATTCTATATATCATGACGTAATCAGTAAACTGGAGCAGATTGGAGTCAGAGGAGTTGTACTGAACTGGGTGAGAAGctctctggaggacaggaaacagTCTGTGGTGTTGGGAGACTGTCTCTCTGAACATTTGGATATTGTGTGTGGGGTCCCTCAGGTATCAGTGTTGGGACCTAAACTGTTCATACTATTTTATCAATAATTCATActttttgatttcatttgatttgatttgatcttcaaattaatgtaaaacaaaattcaTGAATTTTGGAAAATATGAATTATCATTTAAATGCACAGATAGAGGGGGTAAACATAGAGAGGGTGAATCAAAACAAATTCCTAGGAGTATTAATTGATGACAACATTTGCTGGAAACCTCACATCAAACAaattcagaagaaaaagaagcatctCAGTCCTGCCCAAAGCCCACAATGTACTGGACCAGAAATCTCTCCATATTCTATACAAATCACCGATTTTGACATATTTCACTTACTGTGTGGAAATTTGGGGAAATTAAAAAGACTTGTTATGCTGcagaaaaaagtaataataattgTTCACAAGGTCGACTTCCATGAACACACTAAACCACTGTTTGTATATTCAAAATCTTTGAAATTTATGGATGTTGTAGTGTCtaaaactattaaaataataaacaaagcaaagaatCATTTATTACCACATAATATTCAAAAATTGttctgtgaaagaaagaaaagttatCATCTGAGGGGAGAGCTCCAGTTTATAGTTCATAAAATCCGAACCGCCCTGAAGAGTTTCTGTGTCACAATACTGGGAGGAAAATTATGGAACAAATTATCAGTGGAAACTAGACAAATCTCAAATGTAACTGAGTTTAAATGGGCATATAGATCCAGGATTCTGTGATTAGAGGGTCGTTTAGTTTATGTCACTGGGTGATGGGTGTGGTTTCACTGTAGACTTTTGGCTCATTGAGGCACTGAAATTATCAAACTGACAAAGATGAAATGGGCTTTTGACTTCTTCCTACTCCCTTTCGGACATGGATAACAAGAAGACTTATCACGTATTTGgatgttctttttctttcatttctttctttcattctctttttctcttttaaattattattcatTGTTTAACTGTGTTCacatattcaaaataaatttcaaaGTTCAAATATTCTAAGCATGCTTACTGACGATGGTTCAAAATTAAGTTGAAGCTCAGTCATGTAGTGACATGACAACAAGTCCTtagacacccacacacactggcaAGTTTAGCATACTATGCACTTCACCAGTCAAAAAGATatttacacacaacacacaacataaaaatgttttgaaaaatttcAACTTTCTTTGAAACATGTTGCCTCTGAAAATGTCGTAAATGAGCTGATTTCATTATCCGGGAagataaataaagtaaaatatagcaaaataaatgaataaaaatctaATGGGCCGGTAGTGGTGCACACATATAATCTGTATAAACATGGATATGGAATCATTGTGAAGGAATATGTAAAAAGATCCGAGAGACTGAATTGAAACGGCATCTATTTTTATTAGACTGTAGTCGGTACAAGCAGTAAATATTTTCGCTGATTCTCAGAGAGTGGTGTGTGTACCAGCAGCTTCCAAAGGGTTCGAGTGCCTTGAATTCAGTCTCGTGTTGTTTGGACCGAGTATCTCCCAATGAGGGTCAAAATACGCCGACGGTATCTGGAGATCTGACGAGGATTCTGATTCCACAGGGTGATGTCGGGGCTCCTCTGGTGGCTGTTCCTGTGCTTCATGTCTCAGCAGGGTCCCTGTCTTTCTGATCCAGAAAGGAAACATTCTTTAGAGCATCAAAGTGAGGAACTGGATTCAGTTGAATTTTCACAATCCGGACAGGGATTGTTGGAGGTTCAAATAAAGACTTCCACAAAATCACAGTGTAAAGACAAGAAGTCAGAAGGCAACAAACACAggcctgagaaaaaaaagaaaggaaatgtaAACAAAGGCAAGGGAAATCCCCAGAACAACAGAGGTTCTTGCAAGAATCACTGCGGAATTCCATCTCATAGAAAGCTGGGTAAGAAGCCTCGATAAATGTCCTTCagatcatcttcatcatccaaACTGTCTTGTTCAACATCTGCATCTTTATTCACCCCTCAGGTGTTTCAAACGCCAGATGCTGCATGAACAACATCACCAACACTCTGAAAAAAGGGAACCGTGATGACGTCATTGGGTAATAATCTTATTTTATATCAAGTCTTTTTAATTCCTTATCATAAATTAGCAGGGATGCGGCGATGCTGATACTGATCCCAGTGTCAGGTATCAGGTGGAGTACTGGTGGAGTACTAGTGAAAGTAATAACACGATGTTTGTTTTACCCCGCAAGTGCTATTGAGTCTTTGGAGCAAGTTCTGGAGAGAACAGACGTCAACGAGACGACGCCGATGTCCAGCGACAACGTGGTGGCGCTTCTGCACAAACACCGAGGCCGCTTCCACGGTCTCCGAATCTCTGCCAGCGACAGTGAGGTAGAATGGACTCGGCCTGGTCGTACTTCTGAACCAGGAGTTCTCAAAGCATCGAAGGTCTTCACACAGtgatccacttcctgtttggtgtcTTTCACAGGCGATGCCTAGCCGAGCGGTCGCAAACAGCCGAGTGAGCGTCTGGCTGCCGGCGGAGCTGAACCCGACGCCGAACGACACCATCGTGTTCTGCATGCTGAACGTGAGCGAAGGGGTCAGTGGAGCCACACTCTCTCAGCGCGCAACCCGACACTGAGCGCCTTGTTAAATCAACGCCATcgagtgatttttcttttcttcttttctatgAATGTTTTGGCTCTTCAGGCGAATATTTCAATCGACCTGAGCTTTGGTCTGAGAAAAAAGTTTCATAATGAtacacaaatgcagaaaaacaggaagtccagcacCTTTCTAGTGAAGCTATGTGCTAAGTGACGGAGAAACTCAGATGTaggtcagattaaaaaaaagaggaacactttaaaaaaaaacaaaaaaaaaaaaacaattgcagTCAGCGTCAAGGCAGTTCATGATGACAAAGCAAACCGCACAGGGGCAAAGTATTTTtgcaaaacaggaagaaagTTTGTGACAGAAGGCAACATCCTCCAGCTTCACAGTACACCATTGTTCTCTGCATTCACACCGTGACGGTGCACAAGTGAGCTTACCAGGAAACATGCAAATGACTGCATATGACGATAAATGACGGTCAATGACTGTACATGTCTGTAAATGAGTTAATACAGGGGATAGTTGTGCTGCCATGTTCGTACAGTAGACACAGTCATATACGAGATCCTTCCAGGTTTTTGGAGGTGTGTGTAACCGATGGCCTGTGTGTTGTCCTTCAGTCTTTAGGTGGATCCACGAGGCTGTACGACAGCAGACTGGTCGGCCTGAGTCTGGGGAGGACCGTTTCAGGACTCCAGGAGCGTGTAAACATCAGCATGACGCTGACCACCAGCATCAGCGTAACTACGACTTCTTCTCTTAccttctgcaacctttatgggATAAAACAAACATAATCTCATATAAACGTTCAATATCACAGAGAAACGAAACCCCCGAGTGTCAGTTCTATGACTTCTCCACTAGAAGTGAGTATCAGAGCAGATATGGATCCCATGAGTTTCTGGGGGTGCGGAGAGacgttgtgtgtttctgtttctctctccagagTTTAATAAAAGTGGCTGTGACACTGAGTGGCACCGGGACCGGGGATCCATCACCTGTTCCTGTGATCATCTCACGTACTTTGGCATACTTTTGGTAGGAACTGCTGTTTCTTTATGTGTGAAAATCACGGAGTCctgcacagagtccagacctcagtCTGACAAAACAGAGTCCAGACTGTGAGCCAggccttctcctccatcatcaAATGGTCCAAAATGCCCATGAACACTCCGAAATGTTGAGGAAAGCCTCGCTAGAAGAGCTGAATGTGATCCACAACTAATCCATTTGGATGCAGAAGCTGACAAAATGTTTCTGCGACCACTGTTAAGAACGGGCATGTTTTTGCTATTTGGTATCAATTTGTTACATTAATATGCTAAAAATGAAAGTGTTGCATTTTAATATCatcttttcttcacttcctgttgttgGTATAAGATCCTGGTCATCTTCTTCCAGTTCATAAGAAAGAAAGCAGTGTTACACTGTTATTCTCAGTGCTGCCACTAGATGTACTCTAAGCTACAGTCAGTCATGATTTCTCTACTGAGGAATCCTCTCATCTTGATGCATGCAGGATGTATTTATTGTGTCTTTACTCTGATGGATTTGGTGTTTTCTCCACAGCTTTCACCGATAGATGTGTCAGACAAAGACCAGGAGATCCTGACGTACATCACCCTGATCGGCTGCAgcctttctcttttcttcctgctcATCACGGTTTTGCTCTTTGCCACAAACAGgtcattcattccttcattcatctcttcatgtcttttttATCCCTATGAAAATCAAACGCTGTTTCTGCACCATTGAACAGCCAGATGAGAGCGGACCTGTCGGTGAAGGTCCACGTCAACTTGGCCATCgccctcatcctcctcaacCTCCACTTCCTGCCCAGCCAGGCGGCCGCGGCGCTCCAGTCCGACGGCCCGTGTCTTTACGTGGCCGTCGGCCTTCACTACTCGCTGCTGGCCACCTTGGCCTGGATGGCCCTGGAGGGCTACCACCTCTACCGGCTCTTCATCAAGGTCTTCAACATCTACGTGAGGTGGTACCTGCTGAAGCTCAGCGTGGTGGGCTGGGGTGAGCGGCGGCGCCGTGGGGGGCGGAGAACGTCCTGCTGAAGGGTGATGACCTCGCACTGAGACCGTCGCTTTGTGTTTGGGTTTCAGGCCTGCCTGCAGTCATCGTGTCGTTGGTGGCGATCATCGACACGGACTCGTACGGCCGTGTCTCGATGGACTCCTCCAACCCCAACGCCACGGAAATGTGAGGAAGAAACTGCTGCAAACTGACAAGGATGCCTAAGATTTGGTTTCTTTTGTGTATCAAGTGTTTTTGAAATGCAAGGACTCACTGAGCgttataaaatacatttactttAACAACCACAACAGTTTCCCTCTATATATAAAAATTTGATATAATATAgtataataatatatatattatttgtGTAATAGTCCTTTATTAAAGGACTTCTGTAGACCGCGGGACCCTTCGTTTGGCCTGTTCACAGCTCAGTTACCACAGGTTCAACTCCCAGTCAGCAGCAGTGCTGTTGGGTGTTTTACGTTTTCCCTGAGGATTTGCCAAACCTCATCagatgcttttttgtttttaatgaatttcaATTGATAATTGGAGTGTAGTGGATTTCTTTGGTCCTCTACATTTCAGATGTTACATAACCGACAACACGGTGAAGATGGTGACGACGCTGGGGGTGTTCTGCTTCGTCTTCCTCTTCAACTTTATTATGTTTGGGGTGTCGGTCAAGCGGATTATGAGTTTCCACTTCAGGAAAGAGGTATGCGGTTATTAAAGGCCTTCTCTCTTCACATGTTCTTTCACAGACAAAGATCTAGTGAGGAACATCAGCTAAGAGCAGTTATAGCTGCTTTTTTGTGCATTATGTTGggtatttcagattttatttgaaTGATTTAGAAGCAAAATGTCTATGATGTTAATGTACCTTTTTAATTAAGTCTCAATATTTTAATACGGACAGCAACGTCTTTGTaagaggagcaggaaacagGCATATTGAAGTCTGCAGAGACCACTCTCCACATACCCAAAGGTCTGTAACCCCCCGGTTTGTGCTTCCTTTGGCACGTCAGTGCGGACAGAGGGAGCGTGGAAGGAGCAAGCGAGCGGCGTGCACCCTGCTGGGGATCAGCGCCCTGCTGGGCATCACCTGGGGCCTGGTCTTCTTCTCACAGGGCTCCCTGACCACGCCCGGCCTCTACGCCTTCTGCATCCTCAACTCACTGCAAGGTCTGCTTCTGTGTGGCCGGCCGGTTGTTTCCGGTTCTCGGCCCGTAGTCTGGTTCGTCCTGGTTCTGAGCTCTGGTGGTTACGTGAACCTCTTGGAACCTGTTGTTGGTTTTCCTGTTGTCATTGGCTCATGGTTTGGCCGCCCTGAGGCTCATTAGAGCTTCAACTGAACTCCTTTGTCCCATGAAGGTCAGTGTTTAATTAAATAGGCAAAACACACTCTGGTGAACATGCTGCTTTACATGAGCTGCAGACGCCGGTGTAGATCAGTGATAAACCTCCACAATCgggtctttttttgtttcatttagaTGATTTGCATGTTCCTCATGTATTCACTATCcaaacttctctctctctctctctctctctctctctctctctctctctctctctctctctctcacctacaggtttcttcatcttcctctggtTTGTCTTGTCTTTGAGGAAGACCAGAAACTTGTCCACAAAGACCAGCAGTGAAACGCGAAGCACCAACAGTTAGCCCTGCTCACACTAGCGTGTGTGCTTTGCTGAGAAATGTAAACTTTCAAccatactgtttttttttgctttgagtcaTGATGTTTTTAAGCTTAACTGTCCAAAACAGTGTACTGTAGTCTTCCAACTTCCAGTCGCCTATTGTAGCTATTTCAAAGCATCAGGAGTGTTTCAATATGGCCAGGCTGCCGGCGGGGGCTTCTCTCCAGGGACCCTCCAGCCTGTCAATCTCCGAGCAGAGCCACGCCGCCAGGCGCTCGGCGGCGATAGCGGGCAAAGTGCCGAGCCTCTGTTGGAGTGGGTGGGTTGTGACCGATCAAATCCAGTCTCTCTGAATCTGCATTTTTGTGGTCGGATTATCGTTCACAGCCATTCAAATGCAGAAATACTCAGAAATGCAATTTGGCCATAGTTTTCTCAAGCGTCAGAAAAATGCTGCATGAACATGTGAACAGCATGAAAATCAGGATTTCCATTGAAGAAGGTCTTTAACTTCCCATTTTGCCAGTGGGACGTTTCCAGTTTGAGATGTATTCAATGCAGGTTGTTCCAGCAGACCTCAGGATTCTGCTGCTCTGTATGACCCACAAGATTTAtgacagatagatagacagatagacagattgattgattgattgattgattgattgattgattgattgattgatcgattGATCGATCGATCGATCATTTTCAGACAACTCAGAAAGATTCCAGTCTGTAGTCATACTTTGGCCTGGATGTCCCCATTTGCTTCATGTATCACTTGCATATGGAGtataaaataagctttatggCATTAAATGATATTTTCACCTGTAAGTAGCTAAAGGCTATTACTTGTACTTGTACTTGTACTTACCCTTAATAAAATGGTATGTATGCATCCCTGCTTTGAGTCATTTTCAAGACAACATTTTGTCAATAATGCAATGAATTATTTGATTGAAGAAACATTAAAATTCTTTCAAAGCGTCTTAATATTGTAATAATATATTAATAGTGATgcatttcttggaaataaaaAGCCTTTTTTGCAGGCTTTGTGCAGTTTTCTTGTTAAAAataagtaccgtattggcccgaatataagacgatgttttttttttctagaaattgcgtcctaaaaagtggggtcgtgttataatcgcggacttacggtagatgtcaatacgcatccgcgccgctagatggagccaaagtgtcactgagcagagagcgcgtggagtgatgaaatgagatcgAATgacctgatgaaaaatggcggatcatctggaacaaaggggctcgaacactggacaactgagcaaacagcagaggcgaagctatgataccaactttaaactgatggtgatcaacgcagcagagtcatcaaacaagccgccaggagatctggtggagcagagtgcctcgttcttattggagagcacagaaaaggCTTcttaattgtataataaaaagttgttttatgagtgacctcattgtcttcagcattttttttttcacaaaatgatctttgaaaaatatgggtcgtgttataatcggagtcgtcttgtattcgggccaatacggtattagCTGGTTGTCATTCACttacttaaagctcgtgtccggagtttccgttcatttccaatgtatgtttcatttt comes from the Salarias fasciatus chromosome 1, fSalaFa1.1, whole genome shotgun sequence genome and includes:
- the LOC115389472 gene encoding adhesion G-protein coupled receptor G5 isoform X2 gives rise to the protein MPRVMSGLLWWLFLCFMSQQGPCLSDPERKHSLEHQSEELDSVEFSQSGQGLLEVQIKTSTKSQCKDKKSEGNKHRPEKKKKGNVNKGKGNPQNNRGSCKNHCGIPSHRKLGVSNARCCMNNITNTLKKGNRDDVIGAIESLEQVLERTDVNETTPMSSDNVVALLHKHRGRFHGLRISASDSEAMPSRAVANSRVSVWLPAELNPTPNDTIVFCMLNVSEGSLGGSTRLYDSRLVGLSLGRTVSGLQERVNISMTLTTSISRNETPECQFYDFSTRKFNKSGCDTEWHRDRGSITCSCDHLTYFGILLLSPIDVSDKDQEILTYITLIGCSLSLFFLLITVLLFATNSQMRADLSVKVHVNLAIALILLNLHFLPSQAAAALQSDGPCLYVAVGLHYSLLATLAWMALEGYHLYRLFIKVFNIYVRWYLLKLSVVGWGLPAVIVSLVAIIDTDSYGRVSMDSSNPNATEICYITDNTVKMVTTLGVFCFVFLFNFIMFGVSVKRIMSFHFRKECGQRERGRSKRAACTLLGISALLGITWGLVFFSQGSLTTPGLYAFCILNSLQGFFIFLWFVLSLRKTRNLSTKTSSETRSTNS
- the LOC115389472 gene encoding adhesion G protein-coupled receptor G3 isoform X1, whose translation is MPRVMSGLLWWLFLCFMSQQGPCLSDPERKHSLEHQSEELDSVEFSQSGQGLLEVQIKTSTKSQCKDKKSEGNKHRPEKKKKGNVNKGKGNPQNNRGSCKNHCGIPSHRKLGVSNARCCMNNITNTLKKGNRDDVIGAIESLEQVLERTDVNETTPMSSDNVVALLHKHRGRFHGLRISASDSEAMPSRAVANSRVSVWLPAELNPTPNDTIVFCMLNVSEGSLGGSTRLYDSRLVGLSLGRTVSGLQERVNISMTLTTSISRNETPECQFYDFSTRKFNKSGCDTEWHRDRGSITCSCDHLTYFGILLLSPIDVSDKDQEILTYITLIGCSLSLFFLLITVLLFATNSQMRADLSVKVHVNLAIALILLNLHFLPSQAAAALQSDGPCLYVAVGLHYSLLATLAWMALEGYHLYRLFIKVFNIYVRWYLLKLSVVGWGLPAVIVSLVAIIDTDSYGRVSMDSSNPNATEICYITDNTVKMVTTLGVFCFVFLFNFIMFGVSVKRIMSFHFRKECGQRERGRSKRAACTLLGISALLGITWGLVFFSQGSLTTPGLYAFCILNSLQGLLLCGRPVVSGSRPVVWFVLVLSSGGYVNLLEPVVGFPVVIGSWFGRPEAH
- the LOC115389472 gene encoding adhesion G-protein coupled receptor G2 isoform X3, translated to MPRVMSGLLWWLFLCFMSQQGPCLSDPERKHSLEHQSEELDSVEFSQSGQGLLEVQIKTSTKSQCKDKKSEGNKHRPEKKKKGNVNKGKGNPQNNRGSCKNHCGIPSHRKLGVSNARCCMNNITNTLKKGNRDDVIGAIESLEQVLERTDVNETTPMSSDNVVALLHKHRGRFHGLRISASDSEAMPSRAVANSRVSVWLPAELNPTPNDTIVFCMLNVSEGSLGGSTRLYDSRLVGLSLGRTVSGLQERVNISMTLTTSISRNETPECQFYDFSTRNVSDKDQEILTYITLIGCSLSLFFLLITVLLFATNSQMRADLSVKVHVNLAIALILLNLHFLPSQAAAALQSDGPCLYVAVGLHYSLLATLAWMALEGYHLYRLFIKVFNIYVRWYLLKLSVVGWGLPAVIVSLVAIIDTDSYGRVSMDSSNPNATEICYITDNTVKMVTTLGVFCFVFLFNFIMFGVSVKRIMSFHFRKECGQRERGRSKRAACTLLGISALLGITWGLVFFSQGSLTTPGLYAFCILNSLQGLLLCGRPVVSGSRPVVWFVLVLSSGGYVNLLEPVVGFPVVIGSWFGRPEAH